The genome window CGGGCTAGCGGCTATGAGGTGACTTATGTTCGCAATATCACCGATATTGACGACAAAATCATTAACCGCGCTATTGAGAATGGTGAGCCTATTGCGGCCTTGACGCAACGCTTTATCGATGCAATGCATGCCGACTCTGATGAGCTTGGTTTAATGCACCCAGATCATGAGCCAAGGGCTACGGATTACATTGCGCAAATGCAGGGCATTATTGGGCGCCTAGTTGAAAAAGAATTAGCGTATCAAGGCGATGACGGCGATGTGAATTTTGCTGTGCGCCTTTTTCCGCAATATGGTCGCCTATCAGGCAAGTCTTTAGATGAATTAAATGCTGGTGAACGCGTCGCGATTGGTGGCGGAAAACGTGACCCATTGGATTTTGTATTGTGGAAGAGCGCAAAAGCGGAAGAGCCAGCGGATACACGCTGGAAGTCCCCATGGGGCGAAGGTCGTCCAGGCTGGCACATCGAGTGCTCTGCGATGTCTTGCGATCTTCTGGGCGAACATTTTGATATTCATGGTGGTGGTGCTGATCTGCAGTTTCCGCATCATGAAAATGAAATCGCTCAAAGTGAGGGTGCTTTATATGGCCAGAACCACAAAGCGGATTACCAGCCTTTTGTAAATTACTGGATGCATAACGGACACATTCGAGTAAATGAAGAGAAGATGTCCAAATCTCTTGGTAACTTTTTTTTGATTCGCGATGTGCTCAAGAACTTTGATCCAGAGGTGTTGCGTTTCTTTATGTTGCGCGCTCACTACCGTAGTCCTATTAATTACAGCGATGCTCAGCTTGAGGAGGCGCGCTCAGGCCTACTGCGGCTCTATACCGCTTTGGCCCAGGTCCCAGCATTAGATAAGCCGGTTGATCTACATTCCTCGTGGGCTAAACGATTTACGGATGCAATGAATGATGATTTCAATACGCCTGAAGCGATCGCAGTGTTGTTTGATTTAGCGAGTGAAGTAAATCGTACGCAAGGCGCTGAAAAATCAGAGTTAGCCCATGTTTTAAAAGGCCTCGCGGGAGCGCTGAATTTCTTGCAGCGAGACCCAACCGTATTTTTGCAATCAGGATCTCGCGGTGGCGATGAAGCCTTGGATGCGCAAGCAATTGAAGAGCAGATTTCTGCTCGAGTTGCCGCTAAACAAACAAAAGATTTTGCTAGGGCTGATTTGATTCGCAAGACATTATTAGAGCAGGGCGTAGTATTGGAAGATAAACCAGGCGGCATTACCGAGTGGCGCAGAGCCTAGGGTCTGTTGATCATCAATATCAAGCGAATAAGAAATCAACTAGTGGATTTATTTTGAGTAAAGCAGCAGAGCAGATCGTGATTGAAGAAGTGGCTCCTGAATATTGGGAGCAAGCTTGCGCCGAACTCATGAAGCATGATCGTATTATGCGAAAAATCATTCCTCAATATGGCGCTGGTTTTTTAATGACTCGGGGAGATGCTTTTGGCACTCTCGCAAGATCTATAGTTGGTCAGCAAATTTCTGTAGCAGCGGCCCAGTCAGTTTGGAATAAAATGCTCTTGACTCTCAAAAAGAAAGTCACGCCCAAGAATATTTTGGCCCTCACAGTTGAAGAATTGCGCGCCGCAGGCCTTTCTGGTCGTAAGGTTGAATACATCCGAGATTTGGCTGAGCACTTCGATTCTGGTCGATTACATGCCAATCAGTGGAAGGGTATGGAAGATGAGGCGATCATTAAGGAATTGAGCGCAATTCGGGGAATTGGACGCTGGACTGCGGAAATGTTCCTCATTTTCAACATGGTTCGCCCTAATATCCTCCCTTTGGATGATGTGGGTCTAATCAAGGCAATTTCCCTCAATTACTTCAGTGGAGAGCCTGTTAGCCGGCATGAAGCTCGCGAAGTGGCTGCAAATTGGGCCCCTTGGCGCACGGTTGCCACCTGGTATATGTGGAGAAGTATCGACCCCATCCCCGTTGAATATTAAAATCAAGCTATGAAAACGACTTTCCTGGATTTTGAGCAGTCAATCGCTGAACTAGAGTCAAAGATTGAAGAGCTGCAATTTGTGCAAGATGAATCATCTGTAGATATTTCCGACGAGATCAAAACACTTACCGAAAAAAGTCAGCAACTGACTAAAGATGTTTATGCCAATCTGACGCCATGGCAAGTTTCACAAGTGGCTCGTCATCCACAGCGTCCTTATACCTTGGATTATGTGAATGCGTTATTTACAGATTTCCATGAGTTGCATGGCGATCGTAATTTTGCAGATGATCAATCCATTGTTGCTGGCTTGGCGCGATTTGATAATCAGCCTTGTATGGTGATCGGCCATCAAAAGGGGCGTGATACTAAAGAGCGCGCCTTAAGAAACTTTGGCATGAGTCGTCCCGAAGGTTATCGTAAGGCGATGCGCTTAATGCGCTTGGCAGAAAAATTCAAGCTACCTGTATTCACTTTTGTTGATACGCCTGGAGCGTTCCCTGGTATTGATGCTGAAGAGCGCAATCAGTCAGAAGCGATTGGGCGAAACTTATATGTTCAAGCAGAGCTCGAGGTGCCTATTATTGCCACCATTATTGGCGAGGGCGGTTCTGGGGGTGCCTTGGCTATTGCCATGGGTGATGTAGTGCTCATGCTCCAAAATTCAACCTACTCAGTTATTTCGCCAGAAGGCTGCGCTTCTATTCTGTGGAAGACTGCGGAGAAGGCGCCTGAAGCAGCAGAGCAACTGGGTTTAACCGCCCAACGTTTGAAGACGCTAGGTCTGATCGATAAGATTGTTGCCGAGCCTACTGGTGGTGCCCATCGTGATTACGAGACTATGATGGCGAATATGCGTAAGGCGCTAGCTGAGTCCCTCAAAACTTTCGATGGTATGAAAGTGGATGCGCTACTCGAGCGTCGCCATGAGCGCTTAATGAGCTATGGCAAGTTCAAGGAAATCGAAGCCAAGTCTTAACGTTGGCCAAAATATGGCTAAACGAATCGCGGTAGCCCTTAGTGGCGGCCTCGATTCGGTTGTATTGCTCGATACGGTTTGCAAGGCTGCGCAAGCAAGTTCAAGAAATAATCCCGAACTCCATACCGAAGTTTGGGTTTTCCATATTCATCACGGCTTACAAAAGCCCGCTGATCAGTGGCTAGTTTTCTGCGAGAGCTTAGCTAAAAAATATCAAGCCCAATTTGATTTCCGCTTGCTGCATTTCGCTGACCAATCAACGGGCAACATCGAGGCGCGGGCAAGAGCAGGGCGGTACGAAGCATTGGCTGAACTCTGTGCTGAGCACCAGATTGAAGATCTTCTGTTAGCCCATCATCAAAATGATCAGGCTGAAACCATTCTTCTGCAGTTATTGC of Polynucleobacter sp. AP-Nino-20-G2 contains these proteins:
- the cysS gene encoding cysteine--tRNA ligase codes for the protein MLQIYNTLSRSKQAFKPIEPGKVKMYVCGMTVYDFCHIGHARVMIVFDMVVRWLRASGYEVTYVRNITDIDDKIINRAIENGEPIAALTQRFIDAMHADSDELGLMHPDHEPRATDYIAQMQGIIGRLVEKELAYQGDDGDVNFAVRLFPQYGRLSGKSLDELNAGERVAIGGGKRDPLDFVLWKSAKAEEPADTRWKSPWGEGRPGWHIECSAMSCDLLGEHFDIHGGGADLQFPHHENEIAQSEGALYGQNHKADYQPFVNYWMHNGHIRVNEEKMSKSLGNFFLIRDVLKNFDPEVLRFFMLRAHYRSPINYSDAQLEEARSGLLRLYTALAQVPALDKPVDLHSSWAKRFTDAMNDDFNTPEAIAVLFDLASEVNRTQGAEKSELAHVLKGLAGALNFLQRDPTVFLQSGSRGGDEALDAQAIEEQISARVAAKQTKDFARADLIRKTLLEQGVVLEDKPGGITEWRRA
- a CDS encoding acetyl-CoA carboxylase carboxyltransferase subunit alpha, which encodes MKTTFLDFEQSIAELESKIEELQFVQDESSVDISDEIKTLTEKSQQLTKDVYANLTPWQVSQVARHPQRPYTLDYVNALFTDFHELHGDRNFADDQSIVAGLARFDNQPCMVIGHQKGRDTKERALRNFGMSRPEGYRKAMRLMRLAEKFKLPVFTFVDTPGAFPGIDAEERNQSEAIGRNLYVQAELEVPIIATIIGEGGSGGALAIAMGDVVLMLQNSTYSVISPEGCASILWKTAEKAPEAAEQLGLTAQRLKTLGLIDKIVAEPTGGAHRDYETMMANMRKALAESLKTFDGMKVDALLERRHERLMSYGKFKEIEAKS
- a CDS encoding DNA-3-methyladenine glycosylase — protein: MAQSLGSVDHQYQANKKSTSGFILSKAAEQIVIEEVAPEYWEQACAELMKHDRIMRKIIPQYGAGFLMTRGDAFGTLARSIVGQQISVAAAQSVWNKMLLTLKKKVTPKNILALTVEELRAAGLSGRKVEYIRDLAEHFDSGRLHANQWKGMEDEAIIKELSAIRGIGRWTAEMFLIFNMVRPNILPLDDVGLIKAISLNYFSGEPVSRHEAREVAANWAPWRTVATWYMWRSIDPIPVEY